One window of Candidatus Paceibacterota bacterium genomic DNA carries:
- a CDS encoding DUF87 domain-containing protein, with protein sequence MGLLSNLFGKKENTVPKIAPILPQEIYESGVLELKDIIAPSALKITPRELNLGDKIVRTFFVISYPRFLSDSWFSPIINLDKVFDISIFVHPIETAKVLRTFQKKVAEVESQISGRQSKGLVRDPVLDTAYQDLEGLRDRLQQAQEKLFDVGLYISVYGETNEELDKIESEIKSILEAKLVYLKPALFQQEQGFKTVLPVGEDLLEVHSKLNSSPLSSLFPFISFDLSSDKGILYGINRHNSSLVLFDRFSLENYNSVTFAKAGSGKSYASKLEILRTLMFDADVLVIDPEKEYEYMAEATGGRYFNISLNSEHHINPFDLPAPRPDESKADVLRSNIVNLVGLFRLMLGGLSPEEDAVIDRAITETYALKDITADSDFSNIEPPLLSDFELVLAGMEGGESLAQRLTKFTKGTWAGFINKPTNIDINKKFVVFSLRDMEDELKPVAMYIVTHYIWNAIRKELKKRLLVIDEAWWMMKSEDTASFLLGLAKRCRKYYLGLATITQDVDDFLRSPYGLPIITNSSIQILLKQSASSIDILQKTFSLTDEEKYLLLESDVGEGIFFAGTKHVAIKIIASYTEDQIITSNPSQLLAIQKAKEELAGLGQG encoded by the coding sequence ATGGGACTTTTAAGCAACCTATTTGGAAAAAAAGAAAATACCGTGCCGAAAATTGCGCCTATTTTGCCGCAAGAGATTTATGAATCTGGAGTATTGGAACTTAAAGATATTATCGCTCCGTCCGCCCTTAAAATAACTCCGCGCGAACTGAATCTCGGAGACAAGATCGTTCGCACATTCTTCGTCATTTCCTATCCAAGATTTCTCTCTGACAGCTGGTTTTCTCCAATCATAAATCTCGATAAAGTTTTCGACATTTCAATATTCGTGCACCCGATCGAGACTGCGAAAGTGTTGCGTACTTTCCAGAAAAAAGTTGCGGAGGTGGAAAGCCAAATATCCGGGAGACAGTCAAAAGGATTGGTGCGCGACCCAGTGCTCGATACCGCCTATCAGGACCTTGAAGGGTTGCGGGACCGCCTCCAGCAGGCGCAGGAAAAACTTTTTGACGTCGGTCTTTATATTTCCGTTTATGGTGAAACAAATGAGGAACTCGATAAGATAGAATCGGAGATCAAATCAATTCTCGAAGCAAAACTAGTGTATTTGAAACCGGCGCTTTTCCAGCAGGAACAAGGCTTCAAGACCGTGCTTCCGGTAGGAGAAGATCTCTTGGAAGTGCACTCGAAATTAAATTCTTCTCCTCTTTCAAGCCTTTTTCCGTTTATCTCATTCGACCTTTCATCCGACAAAGGAATTTTGTATGGAATAAACCGCCACAATTCAAGCCTTGTGCTTTTCGACCGATTTTCCCTTGAAAACTACAATTCAGTGACGTTTGCTAAGGCTGGTTCTGGAAAATCATACGCTTCCAAGCTTGAAATCCTTCGAACCCTTATGTTCGACGCGGATGTTTTGGTCATTGACCCGGAAAAAGAATATGAATATATGGCGGAAGCAACAGGCGGAAGATATTTCAACATTTCTCTTAATTCTGAACATCATATCAATCCGTTCGATCTGCCAGCACCTCGACCTGATGAATCAAAAGCAGACGTCTTGCGCTCGAATATTGTGAACTTGGTTGGGCTTTTCCGTCTTATGCTTGGAGGACTTTCTCCGGAAGAAGACGCTGTCATAGACCGAGCTATCACCGAAACCTACGCACTCAAAGACATCACTGCCGATTCTGATTTCTCAAACATCGAACCTCCGCTCCTATCCGACTTCGAATTGGTTCTCGCGGGAATGGAAGGAGGGGAGTCATTGGCACAGCGACTTACCAAATTTACTAAAGGAACGTGGGCAGGGTTTATCAACAAGCCAACAAACATCGACATCAACAAAAAATTCGTGGTGTTTTCTCTTAGAGATATGGAAGATGAACTAAAGCCTGTGGCAATGTACATCGTCACTCACTATATCTGGAACGCTATTCGAAAAGAGCTGAAGAAACGCCTCTTGGTAATCGATGAAGCGTGGTGGATGATGAAATCCGAAGATACAGCATCATTCCTCCTTGGCCTCGCAAAACGATGCCGAAAATATTATTTGGGACTTGCAACTATCACCCAGGACGTCGATGACTTCCTCCGCTCTCCTTATGGACTCCCGATTATCACCAACTCGTCGATCCAAATCCTTCTCAAACAGTCCGCTTCTTCAATTGATATCCTCCAGAAAACATTCTCGCTTACTGACGAAGAAAAATATCTCCTCCTCGAATCTGATGTGGGAGAGGGAATTTTCTTTGCGGGAACAAAACATGTGGCCATAAAAATTATCGCCTCATACACTGAAGATCAAATCATCACCTCAAACCCTTCCCAGCTTCTTGCCATACAAAAAGCAAAAGAAGAGCTCGCAGGACTTGGACAGGGATAA